GCCCCCTAAATCTGTGCCTTACCTGGTTTCTGCCTCAGCGGGCTGGGCTGGGGAGGGCTGGGCGAGTTTGCTGTGGCGCCGGCCATAGCTGAAGTAGATCACCAGCCCAATAGCCATCCAGACAATCAGCCGGGCCCAGGTGTCGCGCGGCAGGCCGTACATGAGCCAAAAGCAGAAGAAGGCGCCCAGAGGGCAGACCACCCAGAACAAAGGCGTGCGGAATGGACGACGGATATCCGGGTCGGTAAAGCGCAGCACAAACACCCCGGCACACACAATAGCGAAGGCGAGAAGCGTTCCGATAGACACCAACTCGCCCAGCAGGCCGATGGGGAATAATCCTGACATAAGCATCGCCACCAGACCGGTCAGAATTGTAGCCAGCCACGGGGTGCGGAACCGGCGATGGACAGCGCTGAAGACTGGCGGCAGCAGGCCATCTTTTGACATCGTGTAGAAAATGCGAGGCTGGCCCAGCATCATGACAAGAATAACCGACGAAAGGCCCGCGATGGCGCCAATCTTAATGATTGGCCGCAACCACGCTACCGAGCGCCCCAGCGAATCAATGGCCACGGCGATTGGGTCCGGCACGTTGAGGTGGGTATATTTTATAATGCCGGTGAGAATCAGTGAGACGGCGATGTAAAGCACGGTACAGATCGCTAGTGAGGCCAGAATCCCGATCGGCATGTCCCGTTGCGCGTTTTTTGCCTCCTGTGCAGCCGTTGAAACGGCGTCAAACCCGATGTAAGCGAAGAAAATTACACCCGCAGCCCGCAGAACGCCTCCCCAGCCAAACTCACCAGGGGCCAGGGATGGAGGGACAAAAGGCTGCCAGTTTGCGGTGTTGATATAGGCCAGGCCGATGGCAATGAAAGCCAGGATCACCAGGAGCTTAATGGCCACAATAATGTTATTGAAAGTGGCGGACTCCTTGATGCCCAAAACCAGGAGGATTGTAATGGCGCCAACGATCACCATCGCGGGGATGTTGAGCACCGCGCCTGTGCTGGTCCACCCATGACTGAACAGAAGCCAGATATTCCACCCCGCCTCAGGGGATGCTGTGTGGTTGTAGGGGGCGGCGGTAAATGCCCGAGGGAAGACTATTCCCAAGTCCCCCAAAAACGAGACGACGTACCCCGACCAACCGACCGCGACTGTCGAAGCCGCAAACATGTACTCGAGAATCAAATCCCAGCCGATGATCCAGGCAATGAATTCGCCCAGCGTGGCGTACCCGTAAGTGTACGCAGAACCAGAGATGGGAATCATGGCCGAGAACTCCGCATAGCACAGCCCGGAGAGCGCGCAGGCCACTCCCGCCAGCACAAAAGAAAAAACAATAGCCGGTCCGGCATATTTGGCCGCCGCCTGGCCTGTCAGAACGAAAATGCCCGCCCCAATAACGGCGCCAATCCCCAAGGCAGTCAAATTTAGCGGGCCCAACGCCCGTTTAAGGCTCTGGTCGGTGAGGGCCTCAGCTTGGAGGGCCGTAACGCTTTTGCGGCGAAACAAGTTCATGGACAGCGCGCTATGAGCAGATGATTAATGCCCTTGGTAATGGGCGACGGAGGGTCGGAAGTCAAGGCGGAAGCATTTCCCCGAAATGGCTGGGTGGAAATGGTGCGGTTTCAACGCCCAAGGATCCGGCGAATTTGAGCTGACCCCTCGGCACCCGGAATGCCCTGAACCTCACCGGCTTCAATCTTGGCGACCCTCTGGCGTGTTTCCGCTTTCCAGCTCTCCTCAACCTCAGGGCTCAGATGCAGTCGCTGAGACAGCCGGTCCACGAGTTCCAAAAGCTGCTCGTGCGGCAAATGGCGGGCTTCTTCGATGATCTGATCAAGCGTCATCGGCATGGGGGAAATTTACCTAAGTGGTTTCAAACCTCAAGACGCAAAGACGCCGGATTAAAACGCTTGAACACCAGGCGCGCATGGGAGTAAGGATTGGCTATATATGAATCCGCAAATCTTGTTCCTGGCGCTGGTCTGGGTGCTGGTTGCCCTGCCGGCTGTTTCGCAACAGATCATTTCCCCTGAGATCAGCGCGGACGGGCGGGTGACCTTCCGCCTGCGGGCGGCCCAGGCCAACGAGGCCCAGGTCCGTTGCGAAGGAGTCAAAGGCGGCGCGATGCAGAAGGACGAGCAGGGGACCTGGTCGTTCCAGACCGAACCGCTGGCGCCGGATATTTATTCCTATTCGTTTATGGTGGATGGGGGGCGGGTAATTGACCCGAGCAACCCGCTGCTGAAGTACAACCTGCTCAACACTGAGAGCCAGGTGCATGTGCCGGGCCCGCCGAGCCTGGCCTGGGAGATAAACGACGTGCCCCGCGGGCAGGTGCATCATCATTTCTATAAATCGGCGGTGGCG
The DNA window shown above is from Verrucomicrobiia bacterium and carries:
- a CDS encoding amino acid permease; translation: MNLFRRKSVTALQAEALTDQSLKRALGPLNLTALGIGAVIGAGIFVLTGQAAAKYAGPAIVFSFVLAGVACALSGLCYAEFSAMIPISGSAYTYGYATLGEFIAWIIGWDLILEYMFAASTVAVGWSGYVVSFLGDLGIVFPRAFTAAPYNHTASPEAGWNIWLLFSHGWTSTGAVLNIPAMVIVGAITILLVLGIKESATFNNIIVAIKLLVILAFIAIGLAYINTANWQPFVPPSLAPGEFGWGGVLRAAGVIFFAYIGFDAVSTAAQEAKNAQRDMPIGILASLAICTVLYIAVSLILTGIIKYTHLNVPDPIAVAIDSLGRSVAWLRPIIKIGAIAGLSSVILVMMLGQPRIFYTMSKDGLLPPVFSAVHRRFRTPWLATILTGLVAMLMSGLFPIGLLGELVSIGTLLAFAIVCAGVFVLRFTDPDIRRPFRTPLFWVVCPLGAFFCFWLMYGLPRDTWARLIVWMAIGLVIYFSYGRRHSKLAQPSPAQPAEAETR
- a CDS encoding addiction module protein, whose amino-acid sequence is MPMTLDQIIEEARHLPHEQLLELVDRLSQRLHLSPEVEESWKAETRQRVAKIEAGEVQGIPGAEGSAQIRRILGR